The Methylomicrobium agile genome has a segment encoding these proteins:
- the rlmN gene encoding 23S rRNA (adenine(2503)-C(2))-methyltransferase RlmN, whose protein sequence is MNSAPAPANAASINLLDFDRKGLGAFFVEHGEKPFRATQLLKWIYQEGVDDFEAMTNLSKPLRAWLTAHCRIEAPEIVLEQQASDGTCKWVLETHCGNRVETVFIPEESRGTLCVSSQIGCALACSFCSTAQQGFNRNLATSEIIGQVLAAQKRLGSARKITNVVMMGMGEPLLNFDNVVAAMNLMMDDFAFGLSKRRVTLSTSGVVPAMYRLTEVCDVSLAVSLHAVRDELRDQLVPINKKYPLSELMEACRDNAKLAPRRTITFEYVMLDGINDSPEDAKGLIELLSTVPSKLNLIPFNPFPNSPYRCSSNNRINLFKTMLNEAGIVTTVRKTRGDDIDAACGQLVGKVKDRSRRHLKLKAAENERAA, encoded by the coding sequence ATGAACTCTGCGCCCGCACCCGCTAACGCGGCATCGATCAACTTGCTCGATTTCGACAGAAAAGGTCTTGGGGCCTTTTTTGTCGAACACGGCGAAAAGCCGTTCCGTGCGACTCAACTGTTGAAATGGATCTATCAGGAAGGCGTTGACGACTTCGAGGCGATGACCAACTTGAGCAAGCCTTTGCGCGCCTGGCTGACAGCACATTGCCGGATCGAAGCGCCCGAGATCGTGCTCGAACAGCAGGCGTCCGACGGCACCTGCAAATGGGTGCTCGAAACGCATTGCGGCAACCGCGTCGAGACGGTCTTCATTCCGGAAGAGAGCCGCGGGACCCTGTGCGTGTCTTCGCAGATCGGCTGCGCGCTGGCCTGCTCGTTCTGTTCGACCGCACAGCAGGGCTTCAACCGCAATCTGGCGACTTCCGAAATCATCGGCCAGGTACTGGCCGCGCAAAAACGGCTCGGTTCCGCACGCAAAATCACCAATGTCGTAATGATGGGGATGGGCGAACCGCTGCTGAATTTCGACAACGTGGTCGCCGCGATGAATCTGATGATGGACGACTTCGCATTCGGACTGTCCAAGCGGCGCGTGACGCTCAGCACTTCCGGCGTGGTGCCGGCGATGTACCGGCTGACCGAAGTCTGCGATGTGAGTCTGGCGGTTTCGCTGCATGCGGTTCGGGACGAACTGCGCGATCAACTGGTGCCGATCAACAAGAAATATCCGTTGAGCGAACTGATGGAAGCCTGCCGCGACAATGCGAAGCTCGCGCCGCGGCGCACGATCACGTTCGAATACGTGATGCTCGACGGCATCAACGATTCGCCGGAAGATGCGAAAGGCCTGATCGAATTGTTGTCGACGGTGCCTTCCAAACTGAATCTGATTCCGTTCAATCCGTTCCCGAACTCGCCGTACCGCTGTTCGAGCAATAACCGGATCAATCTGTTCAAGACGATGCTGAACGAAGCCGGCATCGTGACCACGGTCAGGAAAACGCGCGGCGACGACATCGATGCGGCATGCGGTCAGTTGGTCGGCAAGGTGAAGGACAGAAGCCGCCGGCATTTGAAGTTGAAAGCCGCGGAAAATGAGCGGGCCGCTTGA
- the pilW gene encoding type IV pilus biogenesis/stability protein PilW, translating to MLRILLCGSMLSLSACSWFGGKSPERDSQRASETYYQLGIRYMDLNKLEEARENLERAIDEDSDNAKAHNALAFLYERLRQYDEAEDEYETALSIKPDDFGTQNNLGRFRCEHGGEAGKGLALLAKAADNPLNDRQWLALTNAGRCEMARGRMAEAETFFRKALDLNKAYAPALAAMQKISYQKNDLWPAKAFLARYLSVAQPTPETLFIGYHTERALGNRAPAEEYRTLLLEKFPSSSEAKKIRSAQK from the coding sequence ATGCTCCGGATTTTGCTTTGTGGTTCGATGCTGAGCCTGAGCGCCTGTTCCTGGTTCGGCGGCAAGTCGCCCGAACGCGACTCGCAACGGGCTTCGGAAACCTATTACCAGCTCGGCATCCGGTATATGGATCTAAACAAGCTGGAAGAGGCAAGGGAAAATCTGGAGCGCGCGATCGATGAGGATTCCGATAACGCCAAGGCGCATAATGCGTTGGCTTTTCTTTACGAAAGGTTGAGGCAATATGACGAGGCGGAAGACGAATACGAGACCGCGCTGAGCATCAAGCCCGACGATTTCGGCACCCAGAACAATCTCGGACGCTTCCGGTGCGAGCATGGGGGGGAGGCCGGGAAAGGCTTGGCGCTGCTGGCCAAGGCAGCCGACAATCCGCTGAACGATCGCCAATGGCTGGCGCTGACCAATGCCGGGCGCTGCGAGATGGCACGGGGCCGTATGGCGGAGGCGGAGACTTTTTTCAGAAAAGCACTGGACTTGAACAAAGCCTATGCGCCGGCGCTGGCCGCGATGCAGAAAATCAGTTATCAGAAAAACGATCTTTGGCCGGCGAAAGCGTTCCTGGCGCGCTACCTGAGCGTGGCTCAGCCTACGCCGGAAACCCTGTTCATCGGCTATCATACCGAGCGAGCCTTGGGTAATCGGGCGCCCGCGGAAGAATACCGCACTTTGTTGCTGGAAAAATTTCCGAGCTCCAGCGAAGCGAAAAAAATCCGGTCTGCTCAAAAATAA
- the hisS gene encoding histidine--tRNA ligase, with protein sequence MANHIQAIRGMHDVLPDQAPLWQYAEQVIREVLGAYGYNEIRTPIVEKTELFKRSIGEVTDIVEKEMYTFDDRNGDSLTLRPEGTAGCLRACLEHGLLANQAHRLWYYGPMYRHERPQKGRYRQFYQLGVETYGMAGPDIDAELILIMHRLWQRLGIREKIRLEINSLGTIAERTAYRESLVGYFKTHLDQLDADSLRRLETNPLRILDTKNPAMKAVVSGAPALMDYLGEASRAHFDGFRQILDDLGVAYEINMRLVRGLDYYCNTVFEWVTDELGSQGTVCAGGRYDGLIEQLGGKASHAVGFAMGIERVLALVESLADVPVSRTVDAYLIRVGERAERVGMRFAESLRSEVPELKLQVHCGGGSFKNQFKKADKSGAEFAVILGDDEVSRGEIAVKPLRLENVAETSQASMSERQAVDFFRQRYGKK encoded by the coding sequence ATGGCAAATCATATACAAGCAATCCGCGGCATGCATGACGTGCTTCCCGATCAGGCGCCGCTTTGGCAGTATGCCGAACAGGTCATCCGGGAAGTGCTGGGCGCATACGGGTACAACGAAATCCGTACGCCTATCGTTGAAAAAACCGAACTGTTCAAGCGCTCGATCGGCGAAGTGACCGATATCGTCGAGAAAGAAATGTATACGTTCGACGACCGGAACGGCGATTCGCTGACGCTGCGCCCGGAAGGCACGGCCGGCTGCCTGCGCGCCTGCCTCGAACACGGCCTGCTGGCGAATCAGGCGCATCGCCTCTGGTACTACGGTCCGATGTACCGCCATGAGCGTCCGCAGAAGGGACGCTACCGGCAGTTTTACCAGTTGGGCGTCGAAACCTACGGGATGGCGGGGCCGGACATCGACGCCGAACTGATCCTGATCATGCACCGCTTGTGGCAGCGGCTGGGCATTCGCGAAAAAATCCGCCTGGAGATCAACTCGCTCGGCACGATCGCGGAAAGAACTGCCTACCGGGAGAGCCTGGTCGGTTATTTCAAGACCCATCTCGATCAATTGGACGCAGACAGCCTGAGGCGGCTGGAAACCAATCCGCTCCGGATTCTCGATACCAAAAATCCGGCGATGAAAGCCGTCGTGAGCGGCGCGCCGGCGCTGATGGATTATCTGGGCGAAGCCAGCCGCGCGCATTTCGACGGCTTCCGGCAGATTCTCGACGACCTGGGCGTCGCTTACGAAATCAACATGCGCCTGGTGCGCGGGCTCGACTATTACTGCAATACCGTGTTCGAATGGGTGACCGACGAGTTGGGCTCGCAAGGCACCGTTTGCGCCGGCGGCCGTTACGACGGCCTGATCGAGCAGTTGGGCGGCAAAGCCAGCCATGCGGTCGGTTTTGCGATGGGGATCGAACGGGTATTGGCGCTGGTCGAATCGCTGGCGGACGTGCCGGTCTCCCGAACGGTCGATGCGTACCTGATCCGGGTAGGAGAACGGGCCGAGCGCGTCGGCATGCGGTTTGCGGAATCGCTGCGCTCCGAAGTGCCCGAATTGAAGCTCCAGGTCCATTGCGGCGGCGGCAGCTTCAAGAATCAGTTCAAGAAAGCCGATAAATCGGGCGCCGAGTTCGCGGTCATCCTCGGCGATGACGAAGTCAGCCGCGGCGAAATTGCGGTCAAGCCGCTCCGGCTCGAAAATGTGGCCGAGACGTCGCAAGCGAGCATGAGCGAACGGCAGGCGGTGGATTTTTTCCGCCAGCGCTACGGCAAGAAATAA
- a CDS encoding YfgM family protein: protein MAIYDSEEEQLEAVKAWWKENGMSTIIGVAVGIALIGGWNYWRSHQQEQAAQASDLYSQLVKSVEANNPGAAEPLGERLQAEFGGTSYAAYSGLQQAKLKVQKGDLAGAKAVLQEVIGQSNKELSHIARLRLVRLMLATGEYERGLQLINEVDPAVKAGFSASYDELAGDLYVAMDRIDEARTAYQNALSGGDQSPLLKIKLDDLTAPEPVPVAQPAKDSK from the coding sequence GTGGCAATTTACGATTCGGAAGAAGAACAGCTCGAAGCCGTGAAGGCTTGGTGGAAAGAAAACGGCATGTCGACGATCATCGGGGTCGCGGTCGGCATTGCCTTGATCGGGGGCTGGAATTACTGGCGCTCTCATCAACAGGAACAAGCGGCACAGGCCTCCGATCTTTACAGCCAGTTGGTCAAGTCGGTCGAAGCGAACAATCCGGGCGCGGCCGAGCCGTTGGGCGAACGCCTGCAGGCTGAATTCGGCGGCACCAGCTACGCCGCTTATTCCGGCCTGCAACAAGCCAAACTGAAGGTACAGAAAGGCGATTTGGCGGGAGCGAAAGCGGTGCTGCAGGAAGTGATCGGCCAGTCGAACAAGGAACTGAGCCATATTGCCCGCCTGCGCCTGGTCCGGCTGATGCTGGCGACCGGCGAATACGAGCGGGGCCTGCAGTTGATCAATGAAGTCGATCCGGCGGTCAAAGCCGGTTTTTCGGCCAGTTACGACGAATTGGCCGGCGATTTGTATGTGGCGATGGACCGTATCGATGAGGCGCGTACCGCTTATCAGAATGCGTTGAGCGGCGGAGATCAATCGCCCTTGTTGAAGATCAAGCTTGACGATTTGACCGCTCCGGAACCCGTTCCTGTCGCACAGCCGGCAAAAGATTCCAAATAA
- the bamB gene encoding outer membrane protein assembly factor BamB encodes MCFIWALLIAIGLSGCASMESAGEALEGIKDYFLGGEDNAEPPAPLVEYTPEKNIEILWKESVGDGAGEKSLKLVPAVGGGKVVAADIEGLVEAHRQTDGERVWEAETEYHFSGGPHIGDGTVILGTSDAEVVALKLDNGEKLWAASVPGEVLSVPAVARGAVIVRCTDGSITALNEKTGAKMWSYERSVPTLSVRGTGAPIVVEDNVVFGEDNGKLIALALTDGKFSWEASIAMAKGRSEIERLVDLDVDPVAEGGVIYIASYQGGVGAVAELDGYLLWRNEQLSSSSGLSISDRRLFLTDSDSNVLQLDDRSGVALWKQKELQYRKLTAPAAFDDYVAVGDLEGYVHFLSNSDGRQMGRVRVTGGPIDARPVVADDTVFVYARDGTLAALKVR; translated from the coding sequence ATGTGTTTTATTTGGGCTTTATTGATCGCAATCGGTTTGAGTGGCTGCGCCTCGATGGAGTCCGCGGGCGAAGCCTTGGAAGGAATCAAGGATTATTTTCTGGGAGGCGAGGATAATGCCGAGCCTCCGGCTCCGCTGGTCGAATACACTCCGGAAAAAAATATCGAGATTCTCTGGAAGGAATCGGTCGGCGACGGTGCCGGCGAGAAGTCGCTGAAGCTCGTTCCTGCGGTGGGTGGCGGAAAAGTGGTCGCCGCCGATATCGAGGGGTTGGTCGAGGCGCATCGTCAGACCGATGGCGAGCGGGTTTGGGAAGCGGAAACCGAATACCATTTTTCCGGCGGACCCCATATCGGTGACGGCACCGTCATATTGGGAACTTCCGATGCCGAAGTCGTCGCGCTGAAGCTCGACAACGGCGAAAAGCTGTGGGCCGCTTCGGTTCCGGGCGAGGTTTTATCCGTTCCGGCCGTTGCGCGGGGGGCAGTGATCGTGCGCTGCACGGACGGTTCGATCACTGCGCTGAACGAAAAAACCGGTGCAAAGATGTGGAGCTACGAACGCAGCGTGCCGACATTGAGCGTCCGCGGCACCGGCGCGCCGATCGTGGTCGAGGATAATGTCGTTTTCGGTGAGGACAACGGCAAGTTGATCGCGCTGGCCTTGACTGACGGCAAGTTCTCCTGGGAAGCCAGCATTGCGATGGCGAAGGGCCGCTCCGAAATCGAACGGCTGGTCGACCTCGACGTCGATCCCGTTGCCGAAGGCGGCGTCATCTATATCGCCAGTTATCAGGGCGGTGTCGGTGCGGTAGCCGAGCTGGACGGTTATCTGCTCTGGCGTAACGAACAGTTGTCTTCGAGTTCCGGCCTGAGCATTTCGGACCGCCGTTTGTTTCTGACCGACTCCGACAGCAACGTGCTGCAATTGGACGATCGTTCCGGAGTTGCATTATGGAAGCAGAAGGAATTGCAGTACCGGAAGCTGACTGCACCGGCGGCGTTCGATGATTACGTCGCCGTCGGCGATCTGGAAGGTTATGTGCATTTCCTGTCCAACAGCGATGGCAGGCAAATGGGGCGGGTTCGAGTCACCGGCGGACCGATCGACGCCCGGCCGGTGGTTGCGGACGATACCGTATTCGTTTATGCCAGAGACGGCACATTGGCCGCGTTGAAGGTTCGCTGA
- the der gene encoding ribosome biogenesis GTPase Der, which yields MLPVIALVGRPNVGKSTLFNYLTRTREALVADYPGLTRDRQYGRVRYGDMACLVVDTGGIADDAEGIDSFSGKQVRIALEEADVVFFLVDAREGLSASDEVIAKDLRKLGKPIVLVVNKIDGIDAHTVAADFHALALGEPVYIAAAHGRGVADLLAGSRHLLPSVQEEPEAGPKGISIAVVGRPNVGKSTLVNRLLGEERVVVFDEPGTTRDSIYIPFERGGKRFTLIDTAGMRRRARIAETIEKFSVIKSLQAIEKSNVVIYLIDASEGVTDQDAHLLGLVLETGKALIIGLNKWDGLSVEQKEMVRRQLDLKLSFVDFAEKHPISALHGSGVGKLFDVVHSLYQAAMVDLSTPLLTRLLKEATDAHQPPMVNNRRIKLKYAHQGGRNPPVVVIHGIQTDALPNAYKRFLMNYLRERLQLKGTPIRLEFRSPANPFQGQKNKLSDRQLEKRKRLVRHRKSEKK from the coding sequence ATGCTACCCGTTATCGCCCTGGTCGGTCGGCCGAACGTCGGCAAATCGACCTTATTCAATTATCTGACCCGCACCCGAGAGGCGCTGGTTGCCGATTATCCGGGACTGACCCGCGATCGCCAGTACGGCCGCGTTCGGTACGGCGATATGGCCTGTCTTGTCGTTGATACGGGCGGTATTGCGGACGATGCGGAAGGTATCGACAGTTTTTCCGGAAAGCAGGTCCGGATTGCGCTGGAAGAAGCCGATGTGGTGTTTTTTCTGGTCGATGCCCGGGAGGGACTCAGCGCGTCGGATGAAGTGATCGCGAAGGATTTGCGCAAGCTCGGCAAACCGATCGTGCTGGTCGTGAACAAGATCGACGGTATCGATGCGCACACGGTTGCCGCGGATTTTCATGCGCTGGCGCTGGGCGAACCCGTCTATATCGCGGCCGCGCACGGGCGCGGGGTCGCCGATCTGCTGGCGGGCTCCCGTCATCTGCTGCCGTCCGTTCAGGAGGAGCCCGAAGCGGGGCCGAAAGGAATCAGCATTGCAGTCGTCGGCCGGCCGAACGTCGGCAAATCGACTTTGGTCAACCGACTGCTCGGAGAAGAGCGCGTCGTGGTATTCGACGAACCCGGCACGACCCGCGACAGCATCTATATTCCGTTCGAACGGGGCGGCAAGCGCTTCACGTTGATCGACACCGCCGGCATGCGGCGCCGGGCAAGGATTGCGGAAACGATCGAAAAATTCAGCGTGATCAAATCGCTGCAGGCAATCGAGAAATCGAACGTGGTGATCTACCTGATCGATGCCAGCGAAGGGGTGACCGATCAGGATGCGCATCTTTTGGGGCTGGTGCTGGAGACCGGTAAGGCGCTGATCATCGGTTTGAACAAATGGGACGGCCTTTCGGTAGAACAGAAAGAGATGGTCAGGCGGCAGCTCGACCTCAAACTGTCGTTCGTCGATTTCGCCGAAAAACACCCGATCTCGGCACTGCACGGCAGCGGCGTAGGCAAACTGTTCGACGTGGTGCACAGTCTTTATCAAGCCGCGATGGTCGACCTGTCGACGCCGCTGTTGACCCGGCTGCTGAAAGAAGCGACCGACGCGCATCAGCCGCCGATGGTGAACAATCGGCGCATCAAGCTCAAATATGCGCACCAGGGTGGACGCAACCCGCCGGTCGTGGTGATTCACGGGATTCAGACCGATGCCCTGCCGAATGCGTACAAACGCTTTTTGATGAACTATTTGCGCGAACGCCTGCAGTTGAAAGGCACGCCGATCCGGCTCGAATTCAGATCGCCGGCGAACCCGTTCCAGGGCCAGAAAAACAAACTGAGCGATCGTCAACTGGAAAAACGCAAGCGCCTGGTCAGGCACCGTAAAAGCGAAAAAAAGTAG
- the tpx gene encoding thiol peroxidase produces MATLAFQGKPVHTCGELPAVGGKAPDFSLVNGKLKDVGLANFAGKRKVLYIVPSLDTPTCAISTRKFNQKASNLPNTVVLVISADLPFAQCRFCETEGLKNVIPLSTFRSSFADDYGIKLTDSLLAGLTARAVMILDESDRVIYSQLVDELASEPDYESALAALAVQNPNQRSLSE; encoded by the coding sequence ATGGCAACCCTCGCATTTCAAGGCAAACCTGTACATACGTGCGGCGAACTTCCCGCTGTGGGCGGCAAGGCGCCCGATTTTTCATTGGTGAACGGCAAATTGAAGGATGTCGGACTGGCGAATTTCGCCGGCAAGCGAAAGGTTCTGTATATCGTACCGAGCCTGGATACGCCCACCTGCGCGATCTCGACCCGCAAATTCAACCAGAAAGCCTCCAACCTTCCGAATACGGTGGTGCTGGTGATTTCCGCCGATCTGCCGTTCGCGCAATGCCGATTTTGCGAAACCGAAGGGCTCAAAAATGTGATTCCTTTATCGACCTTCCGTTCGAGTTTTGCGGACGATTACGGGATCAAGCTGACCGACAGCCTTTTGGCGGGACTGACCGCCAGAGCCGTGATGATTCTCGACGAGAGCGATCGGGTGATATACAGCCAACTGGTGGACGAACTGGCCAGCGAGCCCGATTATGAGAGCGCTCTCGCCGCGCTTGCCGTTCAGAATCCAAATCAGCGGTCATTATCAGAATAA
- a CDS encoding class I SAM-dependent methyltransferase — protein MSGAPVRSIFKEVSMHTFEEAKAKTAQAYNAAADLFDHSANTFWNRFGSRTVERLNLLPGERVLDVCSGTGASALPAAVQVGPRGSVLAVDLADKLLAKAKTKAEAKRLKNLEFRAGDMLALGYPDGRFDAVICIFGIFFVPDMAAAVRELWRNVRPGGRLAITTWGPDLFEPANGLFWQAVQAERPGLCKGFNPWDRISSPEGLCTMLAEAGLHTVDVVAEPAVHPLSSPEDWWALAMGSGYRGTLDQLEPDQLRRVKQANLAGLETKSVSEIEANVIYAIASKPLT, from the coding sequence ATATCGGGCGCACCGGTCCGATCCATTTTTAAGGAAGTTTCAATGCATACATTCGAGGAAGCCAAGGCTAAAACCGCTCAGGCTTACAATGCGGCGGCCGACTTGTTCGACCATTCCGCCAATACCTTCTGGAACCGTTTCGGAAGCCGCACGGTGGAACGCCTCAACCTGTTGCCCGGAGAACGGGTTCTGGATGTCTGCTCCGGAACCGGCGCTTCCGCATTGCCGGCGGCAGTCCAAGTTGGCCCCCGCGGCAGCGTGCTCGCCGTCGACCTGGCGGACAAACTGCTGGCCAAGGCTAAAACGAAAGCGGAAGCGAAGCGCCTGAAGAACCTGGAATTCCGGGCGGGCGACATGCTCGCGCTCGGCTATCCCGACGGGCGCTTCGATGCGGTGATCTGCATTTTCGGGATCTTCTTCGTGCCCGACATGGCGGCAGCGGTCAGGGAATTATGGCGGAACGTGAGGCCCGGCGGCCGGCTTGCGATCACCACCTGGGGACCGGATTTGTTCGAACCGGCGAACGGCCTGTTCTGGCAGGCCGTACAGGCGGAACGCCCCGGACTGTGCAAGGGATTCAATCCCTGGGACCGCATTTCCAGTCCCGAAGGGCTCTGCACAATGCTTGCCGAAGCCGGACTGCACACTGTCGATGTCGTTGCCGAACCAGCCGTGCATCCGTTATCGAGTCCCGAGGACTGGTGGGCTCTGGCGATGGGCAGCGGCTACCGGGGAACGCTCGATCAACTGGAGCCGGACCAGTTACGGCGGGTGAAGCAAGCCAATCTGGCGGGACTGGAAACGAAGTCGGTCAGCGAAATTGAAGCGAATGTGATTTATGCGATCGCAAGCAAGCCGTTGACTTGA
- a CDS encoding efflux RND transporter periplasmic adaptor subunit, with protein sequence MNDTQTVPNTPKSHAGLRKRRPSRGRRLRLVTVAVLALGLVYLAYWQGYAGRFVVTNDAYVTGNLAPLKAQTAGTVVDVRVDDTQFVQRGAVLVRLDGLEAEVAFEKAAANLADSVRQIETRFSQAETLRQKLAAKEARLQRSRHDLARFHSVAADGAVSAQQIENSEFQVREEEADARQTRAELEGAEALVRNTTPADNPKVLQAIAAFKQAYLAKVRQEIVAPVSGFVAKRSIQPGEQVRPETPLMAIVPLDYLWIEANFLENELTHVRPGQPVEITVDLYGSDTVYHGEVLGLGAGTGSVFGLLPPNNATGNYIHIVERVPVRIGLRTDELQAKPLRPGLSAVVRIDTRHPGRSVLKPLTTTPSDYKTEVYDRQLEGAAALIRQIIEANRVHKSPKGSAPDTRHS encoded by the coding sequence ATGAACGATACTCAAACCGTCCCGAACACACCCAAATCCCACGCCGGCCTCCGTAAACGCCGGCCAAGCCGCGGCCGCCGGCTCAGGCTGGTCACGGTAGCCGTGTTGGCGCTCGGGCTGGTTTATCTGGCTTACTGGCAGGGTTATGCCGGCCGTTTCGTGGTCACCAACGACGCCTATGTGACCGGAAATCTGGCACCGCTGAAAGCCCAGACCGCTGGCACCGTGGTGGACGTCCGGGTCGATGACACCCAGTTCGTGCAGCGCGGCGCCGTGCTGGTCCGGCTCGACGGCCTGGAGGCAGAGGTCGCGTTCGAAAAGGCTGCCGCGAACCTGGCCGACAGCGTGCGCCAGATCGAAACCCGATTCAGTCAGGCCGAAACCCTGCGCCAAAAACTGGCCGCCAAGGAAGCCAGACTCCAGCGCAGCCGACATGACCTGGCCCGTTTCCATAGCGTGGCCGCCGACGGCGCGGTTTCGGCACAGCAGATCGAGAACAGCGAATTTCAGGTGCGCGAGGAGGAAGCCGACGCGCGGCAAACACGTGCCGAGCTGGAAGGCGCCGAAGCGCTGGTCCGGAACACCACCCCGGCGGACAATCCGAAGGTATTGCAGGCGATCGCTGCTTTCAAGCAGGCTTATCTGGCCAAAGTCCGCCAGGAGATCGTTGCGCCGGTGTCGGGCTTCGTCGCCAAACGCAGCATCCAGCCGGGCGAACAGGTACGTCCGGAAACGCCGCTGATGGCGATCGTGCCGCTGGATTATTTATGGATCGAGGCGAACTTTCTCGAAAACGAGCTGACCCACGTGCGGCCCGGCCAGCCGGTCGAAATCACGGTGGATCTGTACGGTTCCGACACGGTGTATCACGGCGAAGTGCTGGGGCTTGGAGCCGGCACCGGCAGCGTATTCGGCCTGCTACCGCCCAATAACGCCACCGGCAACTATATCCATATCGTCGAACGGGTACCGGTCAGGATCGGCCTGCGCACCGATGAACTACAGGCCAAGCCGCTGCGCCCCGGCCTGTCCGCCGTAGTCCGCATCGACACCCGCCATCCTGGCCGCTCTGTCCTGAAACCTTTGACCACGACACCGTCGGACTATAAAACCGAGGTTTACGACCGCCAACTGGAAGGCGCAGCGGCGCTGATCCGCCAAATCATCGAAGCGAATCGGGTCCATAAAAGCCCAAAAGGCAGCGCACCCGATACCCGGCACTCGTGA
- a CDS encoding efflux transporter outer membrane subunit: MRLVKIALLATALSLSGCALLPENGVRAKPIAPPKLAQTLATDSQAEKIVQEWPQAQWWQAFRNPELTRLIETALRDNPGLRVVSARLTQAEAAADFQAAEMLPSIHASVELHHRRFSATDFYGPNGGKTFTGAYIDPLVFRYHLDLWGKDKAALEAALGQEKAQASELAMSRLLLSTAIARSYFSLCAAGEDVELARELSGKIEEKHQLAELRWQRGLSNQDPVYASRQQLEAARQRETRTRHIAQLLRNRLAALAGQGPDWGKSVRAARNEILGYLPKPETVALGLLAHRPDVAAALWRVESAAQRVKVAKTHFYPDIDLVGFAGLRSLNLKDLFLSHGASVAYGMGPTLTLPIFEGGRLEAELKNQEAGYDAAVEGYNDTLLTAVQQVADSLAEWRQSSEHEASEARALKAAEAESGLARKRFQAGLSDRDGMIDAETALIEQRLTASELHNARLLAAVGLIEALGGGYENSEAAALKNRMIR; encoded by the coding sequence ATGAGACTGGTTAAAATCGCCCTGCTCGCGACTGCTTTATCTCTGAGCGGCTGCGCCCTGCTGCCGGAAAACGGCGTACGCGCCAAACCGATCGCACCGCCCAAACTGGCCCAGACGCTCGCAACCGATTCGCAGGCCGAGAAGATCGTACAGGAATGGCCCCAGGCGCAATGGTGGCAGGCATTCCGCAATCCCGAGCTGACCCGTCTGATCGAAACGGCACTGCGGGATAATCCCGGCTTGCGCGTGGTTTCCGCGCGCCTTACCCAGGCGGAAGCCGCCGCGGATTTTCAGGCTGCCGAAATGCTGCCGAGCATTCATGCCAGCGTCGAACTGCATCACCGGCGTTTTTCGGCGACCGATTTTTACGGCCCCAACGGCGGCAAAACCTTTACCGGCGCCTACATCGACCCCCTAGTCTTCCGCTATCACCTCGACCTGTGGGGCAAGGATAAAGCCGCACTGGAAGCAGCGCTCGGCCAGGAAAAAGCGCAAGCGTCGGAGCTGGCGATGTCACGGCTGCTGCTGAGTACCGCGATCGCCCGCAGCTATTTCAGCTTATGCGCGGCCGGGGAGGATGTCGAGCTGGCCCGTGAATTGAGCGGGAAAATCGAAGAAAAACACCAACTGGCGGAACTGCGCTGGCAGCGCGGATTAAGCAATCAGGATCCGGTTTACGCCAGCCGGCAGCAACTGGAAGCGGCGCGCCAGCGGGAGACCCGCACACGTCACATCGCCCAGCTATTGCGGAACCGGCTGGCAGCTCTGGCCGGGCAAGGGCCGGATTGGGGAAAATCCGTTCGAGCCGCCCGCAATGAAATCCTCGGCTATCTGCCGAAGCCGGAAACGGTGGCCTTGGGCCTGCTGGCGCACCGGCCGGACGTGGCGGCAGCGCTATGGCGGGTGGAATCGGCCGCCCAACGGGTCAAAGTCGCGAAAACCCATTTTTATCCCGACATCGATCTGGTGGGTTTTGCCGGCCTGCGCAGTCTGAATCTGAAGGATCTGTTTCTTTCGCACGGCGCCAGCGTCGCCTACGGCATGGGACCGACCTTGACCCTGCCGATTTTCGAAGGCGGGCGCCTGGAGGCGGAATTGAAGAACCAGGAGGCCGGCTACGACGCCGCGGTCGAAGGCTATAACGACACCCTGCTGACCGCCGTACAACAGGTCGCCGACAGCCTGGCCGAATGGCGGCAGAGTTCCGAGCACGAAGCTTCCGAAGCACGTGCGCTGAAAGCGGCCGAAGCCGAATCCGGGCTGGCCCGTAAGCGTTTTCAGGCAGGACTCAGCGATCGCGACGGCATGATCGATGCCGAAACAGCGCTGATCGAGCAGCGGCTCACTGCCAGTGAACTGCACAACGCCCGTCTTCTGGCCGCCGTAGGTCTGATCGAAGCCCTGGGTGGCGGTTATGAAAACAGTGAAGCCGCGGCGTTGAAAAACCGCATGATAAGGTAG